A portion of the Lolium rigidum isolate FL_2022 chromosome 1, APGP_CSIRO_Lrig_0.1, whole genome shotgun sequence genome contains these proteins:
- the LOC124708740 gene encoding elongation of fatty acids protein 3-like, with product MAALAGDNNARYWLAEHPAIVGFRWSPSVGLWFSTWASLLCFLAAYVALCLILDAILAALRRKRPLPLGPLPSAHALLMATVSAAIFTGTILSAVAEIRDTRWSWRGRSRTTPLRWLLCFPPGTRSSGRVFFWSYAYYLSRYLHAARGLFAVLRRRGGASARVFAHAAAVAMAFLWLEFSQSFQVLAILASTLAHAVAFCFRFWVGAGLPVARAARGAPVVLACQTGLLGCNLACHAGVAWMHFGGAVAGGCSGIGAWVFNTLLNAALLNAALLWVFLHCYGKRGGCDDDDGGNKEL from the coding sequence ATGGCCGCGCTCGCCGGCGACAACAACGCCAGGTACTGGCTGGCGGAGCACCCTGCCATCGTAGGATTCCGGTGgagcccctcggtcggcctctggTTCTCCACCTGGGCCTCcctcctctgcttcctcgccGCGTACGTCGCCCTCTGCCTGATCCTCGACGCCATCCTCGCCGCGCTCCGCCGCAAGAGGCCGCTCCCGCTCGGGCCCCTCCCCTCCGCGCACGCGCTCCTCATGGCGACCGTCTCCGCGGCCATCTTCACGGGCACGATCCTCTCGGCCGTCGCGGAGATACGCGACACCCGGTGGTCGTGGCGTGGGCGGAGCCGCACCACCCCGCTGCGGTGGCTCCTCTGCTTCCCGCCGGGCACGCGCTCCTCCGGCCGCGTCTTCTTCTGGTCCTACGCCTACTACCTGTCCCGCTACCTCCACGCGGCGCGTGGCCTCTTCGCCGTgctccgccgccgcggcggcgcgTCCGCCCGCGTCttcgcgcacgccgccgccgtcgccatggccTTCCTCTGGCTGGAGTTCTCGCAGTCGTTCCAGGTGCTGGCCATCCTGGCCTCCACGCTCGCGCATGCCGTTGCGTTCTGTTTCCGGTTCTGGGTCGGCGCCGGGCTGCCGGTCGCGCGCGCGGCGCGGGGTGCGCCCGTGGTGCTGGCGTGCCAGACGGGCCTGCTGGGGTGCAACCTGGCGTGCCACGCGGGGGTCGCGTGGATGCActtcggcggcgccgtcgccggcggGTGCAGCGGCATCGGGGCATGGGTGTTCAACACGCTGCTCAACGCCGCGCTGCTCAACGCCGCGCTGCTCTGGGTCTTCCTGCATTGCTACGGCAAGCGCGGCGgctgcgacgacgacgacggcggcaacaagGAGCTGTGA